The following proteins are encoded in a genomic region of Oceaniferula marina:
- a CDS encoding peptidylprolyl isomerase yields MSVWSLLILYLLCDMFLFNGPVRKKIDELNVTDEERIQMAIDKGICAKVYEHYIYLSQVDRRVQENLFRTGRSPEKVRAKEWTLLRWAALNDLIDEQLLRTKTKVNNEQVSISEQAIDAEVQRFEKLFPDKKAMHEAMAAQGIESEKELRFRLAARLEQEAYLHNRIKKSLTISDEESKQWYDQHKQTFEMPERRQLRHIFLATLDRPSEDAEATLKTQLAKIQAKEADFASAAAEISEDERSKNKGGQLGWMSKNRLPGDFASATFTLAKNQPTLIRTKLGWHIVEVTDIKAPATVPFDTVKSEINSAIADTRRSEAIRQYRHNLRQLSQDHFQIFGQVVNQPVPDATGESNE; encoded by the coding sequence ATGAGCGTTTGGTCGCTGCTCATTCTCTATCTGCTATGCGATATGTTTCTCTTTAACGGGCCGGTTCGGAAAAAAATCGATGAACTGAATGTCACCGATGAGGAACGCATTCAAATGGCCATCGACAAAGGCATCTGCGCCAAGGTCTACGAACACTACATTTATCTCAGCCAAGTCGACCGCCGAGTTCAGGAAAACCTGTTTCGCACCGGGCGCTCACCTGAAAAGGTCAGGGCCAAGGAGTGGACGCTGCTTCGCTGGGCCGCACTCAATGACCTGATCGATGAACAATTGCTGCGCACTAAAACGAAGGTAAACAACGAACAGGTATCCATCAGCGAGCAGGCTATCGATGCCGAGGTCCAACGCTTTGAAAAACTCTTCCCTGATAAAAAGGCCATGCATGAAGCCATGGCTGCTCAGGGGATCGAAAGCGAAAAGGAGCTCCGGTTCCGGCTTGCCGCTCGACTCGAACAAGAAGCCTACCTCCACAACCGAATCAAAAAATCGCTCACCATCAGCGACGAAGAAAGCAAACAATGGTACGATCAGCATAAACAAACCTTCGAGATGCCCGAACGGCGTCAGCTCCGGCACATCTTTCTTGCAACACTCGATCGGCCGTCCGAAGACGCCGAGGCCACCCTCAAAACCCAGCTCGCAAAGATCCAGGCCAAAGAAGCCGACTTCGCCAGCGCTGCCGCTGAGATCAGCGAAGATGAACGCAGCAAAAACAAGGGCGGCCAGTTGGGCTGGATGAGCAAAAACAGGCTACCCGGGGATTTTGCCAGCGCGACCTTCACCCTCGCTAAAAACCAGCCCACGCTTATCCGAACCAAGCTCGGCTGGCACATCGTCGAGGTCACCGACATCAAAGCTCCCGCCACTGTGCCCTTCGACACCGTGAAGAGTGAAATCAACTCTGCCATCGCTGACACCCGCCGCTCTGAAGCCATCCGCCAGTACCGGCACAACCTTCGCCAACTCAGTCAGGACCATTTTCAGATCTTTGGCCAAGTCGTCAATCAACCAGTTCCTGACGCCACAGGCGAATCGAATGAATGA